Below is a genomic region from Procambarus clarkii isolate CNS0578487 chromosome 27, FALCON_Pclarkii_2.0, whole genome shotgun sequence.
ACGGACATAGATATGCATTCATCAGATTATACAAGTACACAAAGGCTTTAAAAATACACCATCAGACTCAGGGGTAGCCTATAGCTGCTGGCTCACGATCAGATCACTTAGAACACAGCTCCTGTAAGTTATCTGACTCCTGTAACAGTTACACAAGTCTCATTGTTTTAGGTCAAGATGACATCACTTTTTTGTGTAGTACATATGTAAAAATATCAAGTATCTAGCTAGCAAAGCCCTCCTTTTCCTGCTGATGTACAAACATACGAAATCAAACATAATCAGGCAAGAACAAAAGAGGGTACTAAAAGATCAAGAGACCAAATAAGATCTAAAGAAAATATTCGAACAAATTGTTGAGACGAGACCATAGGATGTAAGATGAGGTGGGTGAGGCTTGCCACTGCGCGAGGCCAAGGAAGAGCATAAAACCCAAGGACTCCAGTcccaaaagagagagaaaaattaTTGTTAGTTGTCTTTGACCTAAATTTTGAGAGTCCCAGTTGCTCTTCCAGTGAATATGTACAGCTAAGTTACAAGATAACtatcaaacaaaatatataaatatatttaaagaTATGGGTATACCATATAGGATATATCGACAAGACGTGCATTTACAGTGTATATACAGTTTACTTTAATATTTAATCTTTATTCCTCTTAAAGGATTCAGTTATACTTGATGGTTCGCAATAAAAAAAAGATGACTTTCTTAATGATGCGGGCAGTCTTCTTACAACTAACCTGGGAGAAAAAATACGAGGCTAATAGAGaatatgtagtgttattttacatcATGTTCTCAATAGAAATTTCAGTTTAGATGATTTGCACGTTTAGTTTGTCGACCTCTTCACGCTCCAAGTGAGACAATAATGTACTCATTTGCTGACTCGTGGTATTTCATGTTAGCATTctcgatgtatatatatactcGATGAAAAAAGGGGTAACAATCTTCAACATTATATTagtgaatgcccagttatcaatGATTTTGAACCAAATGGCCAGAGATAAATGAAGCtttgaaattatttaatttactcaaggttatttttttctttattaaatgatatacaatataaagattatatttacaaggaaaaatactacatttatatatatatatatatatatatatatatatatatatatatatatatatatatatatatatgtagtttaCATAATTCTCAGTAAGCTAATTTTTCATATCatagcatgagccgtaaaccccaaatgttatacttgaaCCTGCCTCGAAAAAAATCTTCAATATTTCGTCACGGTTATTAAAGAATATCCTCGTAGTTTATCTGAAGTTTGTTAGTGTACACTAGTAGACTCAATTTGCACCCCATGTACGACtacccatcctgcgagatgggaatAACAAGTCTGCAATTCATCATAAACACTAGGATAGCAGCGCAGTGCGGTatgtacctaaccttgttagtaaatTATGATTTCGAATGTAGCATTTACGCgatcagttaaaaaaaaaatattcaggtTTACTAGACAACATAAAATTATGGTTTCAAGTCGCACGATCCGATCCAAAcaatttgacaaattctcttaaaCGTCTGAAGGCATAACAACACCCTGATATTAGGGCATCACATAATGTGTAACTACAGTAATGTTTTGCTAACTTACTAAGTTAGTATATGTCAAGAATACAGAGCTGAAAGAAAATGTGATCCATATCTAGAAAACAATGAAGCAGCATCGGCATATACCACTAACCTGAAGTGCGATGATCTATATCCTTTTATTTGTCTATAATTTGAAGTGCTTGTGTTGACCGTGATGGTAACTGTTTATGGTGTCGGGGTTGTTGCCGACGGAGCACCGACCAGGGTGTCGGGGTTGCCGACGGAACACCGACCAGGGTGTCGGGGTTGCCGACGGAGCACTAACCAGTGTCGGGGTTGTTGCCGACGGAACACCGACCAGGTTGTCGGGGTTGCCGACGGAGCACTAACCAGTGTCGGGGTTGCCGACGAAGCACTAACCAGTGTCGGGGTTGCCGACGGAGCACTGACCAGTGTCGGGGTTACCGACGGAGCACTAACCAGTGTCGGGGTTGCCGACGGAACActgaccagtgtcggggtggccgACGGAGCACTGACCAGTGTCGGGGTTACCGACGGAGCACTAACCAGTGTCGGGGTTGCCGACGGAGCACTGACCAGTGTCGGGGTTGCCGACGGAGCACTGACCAGTGTCGGGGTTGCCGACGGAGCACTGACCAGTGTCGGGGTTGCCGACGGAGCACTGACCAGTGTCGGGGTTGCCGACGGAGCACTAACCAGTGTCGGGGTTGCCGACAGAGCACTGACCAGTGTCGGGGTTGCCGACGGAGCACTGACCAGTGTCGGGGTTGCCGACGGAACACCGACCAGGTTGTCGGGGTTGCCGACGGAGCACTGACCAGTGTCGGGGTTGCCGACGGAGCACTGACCAGTGTCGGGGTTGCCGACGGAGCACTAACCAGTGTCGGGGTTGCCGACGGAGCACTAACCAGGTGACGCTGGACGCTACAACCTAAATCTTCATGTATAATCACACGCCCTAAAGTAACATTACATATACTACGCACTTTATTGAATCATTTTCTTATTTTAGTTTTTATTTTGTCCAAACCTGACCTTGGTTCACTTCACATTACATCAAGTGAACAAGTTTTCCTCCCTTCGAACTTAAAAAATGACTATTTAGAATATTTCCATCTAACCCTATGGTATAGATACTATGCACTATTACGATCTTACAGAAATCAAGTCTGCAAAGTTTCTTATTATTAGAAACTTGAACAACACTGCGAAAGCATTAATGAGGTGTACTGGTTTTCTCAACCTAGGACTGGAACCTTCACCGCGCTTAGTGAGAGGACACTGGGCGTGCGTACTAATTCCCCTCACTTGGTCATGAGAAGCTTCACCATTATGACGAGGGTGATCACCACGACCCCCGAGACTGAGGCACCTCCCGCAGCTgccacaccacatacacaactAACTGGGGCGGGACCAGCTGACCGCCGCCGCCctcccgcccgccaccaccaccacaccactcacTACTTTCCTATCTTGGAACAACCTCCCTCGCCTCCCCTTCCTCCTTCATACCACACACTGTATAGGCCTTCACGCACACTGACGGTTATTGTTGGCCTGTAAACGAGTCTAGCGATATAAACTCGAATACATGTTGCAAATACTTGTCAAGTATTTCACCGAGTTGCCATTTTTCACAATACGGGTCATAATCAGACATGAAAGCTTTCAAATCCTCAGGAACCTGCTTATATTAAATGCCACGTGAAGTGTATAGCCGTATGCTTAGTTAATATTAAAAATGATATTTTTCTGCATTATATACTTTATCGAATAGAATCATTTTTCAATGAAAATACGGAAATATAAGCAAAGTACGTCGACAAGAGAAAGGAGGAGCTAGGTTCACTGCTGCAAGCTATTGGACTACCCCAcaccccttccaccaccaccaccaccacactaccactagcaaCACTACCACTAGCAACACTACCActagcagcactaccaccactaccactagcaacactaccaccacaatcacaACTACCGCTAGCAGTACTACTACTATTACCACAGGCACTAGCAACACCCTCACCCCAGTTACCAGCACCACCACGTCCAGTCACCAACACCAGTTATACTATACAACCACTACTATTAATACTACTACCACCTACACAGCAACCAGCACTACTACTAGCAGCACTactaccaacagcaccaccatctCAGCCTCTATCAccgcacagccatcaccaccactagcaacacttCCACAGTTCATTAACAACGCACTACGTTCAAGAAGGCTTGTAGACGGGGCATATAGATCTATACCACACTTAGAGTAGGTCTAttaccaccatcactgccacaagtACTACCACTGCCTCAagtaccaccaccgctgccactagTACCACAACAACTGCCACTAGTACCACCACCGATAAAACTAGCCCCACCACACAAAAAACACCTTccatgcccttcaccaccttccatgcccttcaccaccttccatacccttcaccaccttccatagccttcaccaccttccatgcccttcaccaccttccatacccttcaccaccttccatagccttcaccaccttccatgcccttcaccaccttccatacccttcaccaccttccatacccttcaccaccttccatacccttcaccaccttccatacccttcaccaccttccatagccttcaccaccttccatagccttcaccaccttccatacccttcaccaccttccatagccttcaccaccttccatagccttcaccaccttccatgcccttcaccaccttccatacccttcaccaccttccatagccttcaccaccttccatacccttcaccaccttccatacccttcaccaccttccatagccttcaccaccttccatacccttcaccaccttccatacccttcaccaccttccatacaattcaccacctcccatagcctttaccaccttccataccctttaccaccttccatgcccttcaccaccttctatacccttcaccaccctccatacccttcaccaggaAGGAGCAGAACGAGATCAGCAGCCTAGCAGAAAACATTTGCCTTTTGTACTGCCTGTGTGACAGCCAGCTCTACTCCCTCTTAACTCTTTCATCAGTGGAGCAAGAAAGTTAGCAAGCAATACTGGACTGAGAACTGCAAAGCGTATTTGACTGACCAGTTTTTGGTGCAAATTGAAAGCCTAGTCTAGTTCATCAGCTAGAAAATCAATCCATATATAAAAGAAAATGTATATTTGTTTGTCCAAGATTGGACAACTTTGCCGgggtgaatggtctggggtacaggacaGATATAGGATGGTTGTGATCAGTCATATTGGTCCTACTAAAAGGGGGGTCGGCCTAATAGTGACTCCCCCACATAATCGGTGAAAAATTCAAGCCTACTACTTTGTCTATATTGCTAAATACTAGACTCCATCCTCTGTAACATTTATTAAGTATATTATTTTCATGATGGCTAAATGTTAGTTTTTGCCTTTTGTATTTTATTtaatgatgaagacagtgtatactGAATATAGTTACAGCGATAAAGGGAGTGACAAAGAGTGGAAAAAAATGAAAGGGTGGAAAGTTGGTGAAAAATAGGGAAGGCGATGAAGGATCTTATATATAAAGATCTTACATTCCGTCTGCAAGTAGGGaatggtattgtttttttttttttttgcaggactGCTCCGTTGCCGACGAAGCTGACccgttaagtaattatcaaaagaaggcgccaagtcGGGAGACTATGTAGTAAGGCCCATTAAGTGTTACTTATTACTGTCTTAGGCGGAGGATGagaatttatgactcgtatgttggCTTCAGAAGGATTATGACCAGTGTGGTTAACATCTTCTGCACTGTTAATTCTCTGTTGAAATCTTAtttggtttgtaactctgcatgatGTAACTCTTATGCATATTAGTCTCGATAGAACACTTGGGTTCGTTTTCGATTCACAATCTAGAATCTCAGGATCAAGTCTTGGACAggatagaaatggttgggcatgtttcctatcacctaatgatacagttcacctagcagcaactaGGTTCCCGGTATTAGTCAACTTATGGGGAGCACAAAAACAACGTTCACCTTATGATCAGatgatccaggagctccatgaacttctGAACACACAACCCTTAAAGATCAGACTAAAAcagcaagccatcagggtgtgaaaCACGATCGAAAATTTAgaagacccaatgttagaaagattattGCATGATGAGACGCCCCACCTCTACAGCTTGGGGCCCAAGAGCTCGGATCTACTCGATGGGAGCCAAACCCTACAATAAATAATTCCAAAATTAAATACTGACCTCGACCcccataaaaaaataaaaataaataataataataatcagtaaTTGTAATGTCTAATCACAGACATAATGGCGTACGATAAAAAACCATACTAGGTATCTGTATATTTTATGTAAAAATATGATGTCTTTCGCCCTCTCCTGAGTGCATTATCAAGGTCTGAGTATATGATtaagacgagacttacatctcaaagtTTAGATATAAGTCTTTTAAACCATAGACTAAGACCTTGATAATGCACGTACGAgaatgcgaaagacttggtgtagttCAAATCTTtacataacatatataaatacataaatgtTAGTTTTTtatccaataataataataataataatgaaataaaGTGTACAACTAGAGTGAGTGAAATAACGTGAAAtaaagtacaactagatgagtacacacacacacacacacacacacacacacacacacacacactcccactggGAGCTTTACACTCCACACTGGGAGCCGGAGgcggagcggacagcacgctggacaccagatcctgtggtcccgggtttgatcccgggcgccgacgagaaacgatgggcagtttctttcatcctatgcccctgttacctagcagtaaataggtacctgggagatagtcagctgtcatgggctgcttcctggtgtgtgtgtgtgtgtgtgtgtgtgtgtgtgtgtgtgtgtgtgtgtgtgtgtgtgtgtgtgtgtgtgtgtgtgtgtgtgtgtgtgtgtgtgtgtgcgcgtgcgtgaaaaaaaaaatagtagtagttagtaacagttgattgattgacagttgaaaggcgggccgaaagagcagagttcaacccccgcgagcacaactaggtgaatacaataatGAATGGTGATGCATTATGATGGTGATACTTGACGATGGTGGGGACTCGTGAGGCAGGAGAGTGATACGTGAGTAAGGGTGAGTAAGAGGAAAGGGTAATATAAAGAGtaaagggcaaggaggaaggtctCAATTGTCCTTAACTGGTCGCCATGTGGAGTGtcaggtgctgggggggggggtgtggaagggGTCGAGGCTGGTGCACAGGAAGGGTTggcggggaaggggggaaggggagtgggaggggaaggaagggaggaaaagaGGGCAAAGAAGAATGTCAATGTACTGAGAGTTGAGTGAGTGAAGGGGGCGGGAGAGTTGTATATGTGCTTGATGTGATCCTTTCCCTTCTCAAGTGTATGAGAGTGAGCATGAGTAATGTGAAGACATCACTAATTCTCCTCTGGTTGAGTTTACGGGGATGGATCCACCTGCTTCCCACGTGGATCTCCCACAACTTCCATGTAATCTATTTGTGAAGTTTGTCTCTACAATTTCATTCATAGTGTATTCACCCCCTCGCCACCCCTCAAAATGATGTTCTTCCTAATATCCGTTCGACTCATTCCGGTGGTCAGATTCCACTTGTGTTCAGCCGTTCTGGTTTGAAACATAGTCTTTAGCTTTAGCTTTGATGGCCAAAGGGATTGGAAAGGATGAGGgaagtagagggatggggagatgaaattcaggaacataGTCAACGTTCGTCTCTAGTCACAGTCGGATCCTTATGTTCGTGTATCCACAGTATTtcgtctctttctttttcttttgtgacCATGTCCTCCTCAGAAAGAATCTAATTAATAAATAACAATGCGTAACATCCTACTGGAAGATAATATTTTCCATGCTAGAGTCAATTCCAAATACTTATTCATAAAAGAACAGATATGAGAGAAAGCTTTGGTAATTAATTGTCTTAGGCAATAACTTTAATTATAGAATGTTATAGTGATAAGAATAACATCTAAAGTAATATATAAATTACTAGATTATCCTCATCCATATCACAGAATAGCTGATCTACAacaatctatatatttatatagattgttttttttttaatggaaatgttcgtttgtgcataaccgctaatctccgaaagttcttcaccgaatgctttgaaattttcacacaatgttccattcgcatccgaccaggtttttatatacatactatatagatgtcacctctgtgacggtaaaaaaaaatgcttttctgaaaaactgtgtttttcatgtgagggaaatcttcgaaacctcgttACCGATTGCattactgtggctcagcaacgcacatgcattactgagccacagcaacacgtggccgggtacagctagtctatataaataaaaatataaatattggttTGTTCAAAACCGATAatcgaaagtttttcaccgatttctttgaaatttttacagaacgttccatttgcaaacgagcgtgtttttatatacctactatatagatgtcacgtctatgaCAGGTAAaatacatgcttttttgaaaaacagtttttttcatgtgttttcatttgaggggaaatctccgaaacctctttaccgattgctttgaaattttgacacaacgttccattcaaatacatgcatgtttttatatacctactatatagatgccacacctgtgacaggtaaaaacatgtttttttttaaacagcaccatctgttgccagTAACAGCAACATacactatacaaaatatgttacgattccacttcaatgtttccgattgcattgataaattgaattttcatagatttcaatttattttcattttgatttaattattttgtgtgacattgcattggaattgagttgtgttgtttaccatactgttcatttcgtgagtatagtttatttttttatgttttcattgtttttcatttcgtttttttaactgttcgtcttatttttcagtgatgggaacatcagatcatttgatgttcccattttttctgatgggaacatcagatcatttgggaacacatcagacgagggagtggggaatggtggggaggacgaggggacgggggatggtgggcaggatgaggggatgggagtgggggatcataaatttttacatgctgttcattcaaaacggtaattttttcaaatataaatatatatatatatatatatatatatatatatatatatatatatatatatatatatatatatatatatatatatatattggtttattttaaataatattcttatattatattaagaacataaattatttaattagttatgttagtttaggctgggttaaaataggttaggttaggttaagttaggtagggttggttaggttcagtcatatatctacgttagttttaactcaaatttaaaaaaattaactcatacaaaatgaaatggatagctctatcatttcctaagaaaaaaattagaaaaacataaattcaggaaaacttggcttattaggcaaagcgGGTCTTGCAGAGTAGAGTActgggttctggctactaggtacaacattatatatatattgtgacgataatctctttcaagagagattgagcctgctcttccctccaaagtacgtcccattaacaaataatataaaagatatatccaacaagtatcaccaaaacgttttgcccagagagcaaaacgtatccagcccaccggcgcacctgctcgcctccaccaccgttaaccggcaaactgcttgtccatcgcctgcctgtcgctgattggctggtgcccgtcgcacctgccccaccacccgccaccacgagctgatgtctgagctacagcgacctagggaaggcagaatatcttagtgctccacacagttgacacatctcattggtagactaagctttggcttacgtgcactaagggaggtggcagcttgaagccaatattcctgcat
It encodes:
- the LOC138369206 gene encoding uncharacterized protein is translated as MVTVYGVGVVADGAPTRVSGLPTEHRPGCRGCRRSTNQCRGCCRRNTDQVVGVADGALTSVGVADEALTSVGVADGALTSVGVTDGALTSVGVADGTLTSVGVADGALTSVGVTDGALTSVGVADGALTSVGVADGALTSVGVADGALTSVGVADGALTSVGVADGALTSVGVADRALTSVGVADGALTSVGVADGTPTRLSGLPTEH